From a region of the Mucilaginibacter auburnensis genome:
- a CDS encoding YceD family protein, translating into MKSLKKYSIPYTGLALGKHQFEYAVDDAFFSEFEYSLVKTADLKCEVEMEKQETMLILNFRIAGTIGATCDRCLAQYPQVIDVQEQQVAKFTDEEMGDDEDVITLGKNENEIALASLIYEYVTVAVPFVTVCNDEGNTSYCDKDMLDKLNSLSGSNEENENSDPRWDALKNLNK; encoded by the coding sequence TTGAAATCGCTTAAAAAATATTCCATCCCGTATACCGGTCTGGCTTTAGGAAAGCATCAGTTTGAGTATGCTGTTGACGACGCTTTTTTCAGTGAGTTTGAATATTCGCTGGTAAAAACTGCTGATCTGAAATGTGAGGTTGAAATGGAGAAGCAGGAAACCATGCTCATCCTTAACTTTCGCATTGCAGGTACTATTGGTGCAACTTGCGATAGGTGCCTGGCACAGTATCCGCAGGTTATTGATGTACAGGAGCAGCAGGTAGCTAAGTTTACCGATGAGGAGATGGGCGATGACGAAGACGTTATCACCCTTGGGAAAAATGAAAACGAGATTGCGCTTGCGAGCCTGATCTATGAATATGTTACTGTTGCGGTTCCGTTTGTTACGGTTTGCAACGATGAGGGTAATACCTCTTATTGTGATAAAGATATGCTTGATAAGCTTAATAGTTTATCAGGAAGTAATGAAGAAAACGAGAATAGTGACCCGCGTTGGGACGCACTCAAAAATTTAAATAAATAA
- a CDS encoding beta-ketoacyl-ACP synthase III produces the protein MSKITAAITAVHGYAPDYVLTNEELSQMVETNDEWITTRTGIKERRILKGEGLGSSDLAVPAVNELLRKRGIGAEEIDMIIFCTTTPDMPFPATANLFAHKIGAVNAWGFDLQAACSGFVFGLATGAQFIETGKHKKVLVVGADKMSSIVDYQDRATCIIFGDGCGAALLEPNYEGLGVVDSILKSDGAGIPFLHMKAGGSVKPASHETIDAREHYAYQEGKTVFKFAVTNMANVAAEIMERNNLQGDDIAWLVPHQANKRIIDATASRMNIGEDKVIVNIERYGNTTNATIPLCLWEWEDKFKKGDNIIMAAFGGGFTWGSLYLKWAY, from the coding sequence ATGAGTAAAATTACTGCAGCAATTACCGCTGTACATGGCTACGCGCCTGATTACGTACTCACTAACGAAGAGTTATCCCAAATGGTGGAAACCAATGATGAATGGATAACCACCCGTACAGGCATTAAAGAACGCAGGATTTTAAAAGGAGAGGGCTTAGGCTCATCAGACCTGGCTGTTCCTGCTGTTAACGAACTTTTAAGAAAACGAGGCATTGGTGCCGAAGAGATCGACATGATCATTTTCTGTACTACTACGCCTGATATGCCTTTCCCGGCTACAGCTAACCTTTTCGCGCATAAAATTGGTGCAGTGAACGCATGGGGCTTTGACCTGCAGGCGGCTTGTTCTGGTTTTGTTTTTGGCCTGGCTACCGGTGCGCAGTTTATTGAAACCGGAAAGCACAAAAAAGTATTGGTAGTTGGGGCAGATAAAATGTCGTCAATAGTTGACTATCAGGACCGTGCTACCTGTATTATTTTTGGCGATGGTTGTGGCGCTGCCCTGCTTGAGCCCAATTATGAAGGTTTAGGCGTGGTTGATTCTATTTTAAAAAGCGATGGCGCAGGCATCCCGTTCCTGCACATGAAAGCAGGTGGTTCTGTTAAGCCCGCCAGCCACGAAACCATTGATGCGCGCGAGCACTACGCTTATCAGGAAGGCAAAACAGTATTTAAATTTGCTGTAACAAATATGGCTAATGTTGCTGCTGAGATAATGGAGCGCAACAACCTGCAAGGCGATGATATTGCCTGGCTGGTGCCACATCAGGCTAACAAACGTATTATTGATGCTACCGCATCACGCATGAATATTGGCGAAGATAAAGTGATCGTGAATATTGAGCGTTACGGTAATACTACCAATGCAACTATTCCGCTTTGCCTTTGGGAGTGGGAAGACAAATTTAAAAAAGGTGATAACATTATAATGGCTGCCTTTGGCGGCGGTTTTACCTGGGGATCACTTTATTTAAAGTGGGCTTATTAA
- the rpmF gene encoding 50S ribosomal protein L32: MPHPKRKISKSRRDKRRTHDKAVAPTLTTCKVTGAVHLTHRAYTVDGNVYYNGKLLIEKTAVA, from the coding sequence ATGCCACATCCAAAACGTAAAATATCCAAATCAAGAAGAGACAAGCGCAGAACGCATGATAAAGCTGTTGCTCCAACTTTAACTACCTGCAAAGTAACAGGCGCTGTGCATTTAACTCACAGAGCTTATACTGTTGATGGTAACGTATACTACAACGGCAAATTGCTGATAGAGAAAACTGCAGTAGCTTAA
- the gndA gene encoding NADP-dependent phosphogluconate dehydrogenase: protein MSTPEKFDFGMIGLGVMGRNLLLNMGDHGVKGAGFDKDASKGALLEQESTNGNLKGFSDIKQFVASLNSPRAIMMLVPAGKIVDDVIEELLPLIDKGDLIIDGGNTYYTDTNRRFDYLNKKGIHFFGMGVSGGEEGARRGPSMMPGGDKEAYNVVKPIFESIAAKVDGEPCVTYCGTGSAGNFVKMVHNGIEYGVMQLLAETYEILKKGLGMDNSAIEQVFTQWNEGRLKSFLVEVTRDVFRYKEPGSDHLLLDDIKDEARAKGTGKWTSQVAMDLQAPIPTVDSSVAMRDLSKYKELRVQAEGIYGGVEGQLSVNKEEFLAALENAFYFNMIISYAQGIHMLTNASTEFQYGLNLAEIAKIWRGGCIIRSLFLQNIYEAFTANPGLEHLLLDGGVANEVKGAVSGARTVVSAVTAAGIAAPCYAASLSYFDAFRSGRMPSNLIQAQRDYFGAHTYELIGKEGKFHTQWVAKN, encoded by the coding sequence ATGAGCACACCAGAAAAATTTGATTTCGGGATGATCGGTTTAGGGGTAATGGGTCGCAACCTGCTGCTGAACATGGGAGATCATGGCGTTAAGGGAGCCGGTTTTGATAAAGACGCATCAAAAGGCGCTTTATTAGAGCAGGAGAGTACCAACGGTAACTTAAAAGGTTTTAGTGATATAAAGCAATTTGTAGCCAGCCTTAATAGTCCGCGCGCTATAATGATGCTGGTGCCCGCCGGTAAAATTGTTGATGACGTTATAGAAGAATTATTACCCCTGATTGATAAGGGCGACCTTATAATTGACGGCGGTAACACATATTATACAGACACGAACCGCCGTTTTGATTACCTGAACAAAAAAGGAATTCACTTTTTCGGTATGGGCGTATCCGGCGGTGAAGAAGGCGCACGCCGTGGCCCGAGCATGATGCCGGGCGGCGACAAAGAAGCCTACAATGTTGTAAAGCCAATATTTGAATCAATAGCGGCTAAAGTTGACGGCGAGCCTTGCGTTACCTATTGTGGTACAGGTTCGGCAGGCAACTTTGTTAAAATGGTGCACAACGGCATTGAGTATGGTGTAATGCAATTGTTAGCAGAAACCTACGAGATACTGAAAAAAGGTTTGGGCATGGATAACTCCGCCATTGAGCAAGTATTCACCCAGTGGAACGAGGGACGCTTAAAATCATTTCTGGTTGAAGTTACACGCGATGTGTTCCGTTACAAAGAACCGGGTTCTGATCATTTATTATTAGACGATATTAAAGACGAAGCCCGCGCTAAAGGGACCGGTAAATGGACCTCACAAGTAGCTATGGACCTGCAGGCACCTATCCCGACCGTTGATTCATCAGTTGCGATGCGCGATCTTTCTAAATATAAAGAACTGCGTGTACAAGCCGAGGGTATTTACGGTGGTGTTGAAGGACAACTAAGCGTTAATAAAGAGGAGTTTTTGGCCGCTTTAGAGAACGCTTTCTACTTTAACATGATCATTAGCTATGCGCAGGGCATACATATGTTAACTAACGCGTCTACCGAGTTCCAATATGGTTTGAACCTTGCCGAGATCGCTAAAATATGGAGAGGCGGCTGTATCATTCGCTCGCTGTTCCTGCAAAATATTTATGAAGCGTTTACAGCTAACCCGGGCTTAGAGCACTTGTTACTTGATGGCGGTGTTGCTAATGAGGTTAAAGGCGCTGTTAGCGGTGCACGTACTGTTGTATCAGCTGTTACAGCTGCCGGTATTGCCGCACCATGCTATGCTGCATCATTAAGCTACTTTGATGCTTTCCGCAGCGGTCGTATGCCATCAAACCTGATACAGGCACAACGTGATTATTTTGGTGCGCACACTTATGAGCTGATAGGCAAAGAAGGCAAGTTCCATACACAGTGGGTAGCCAAAAATTAA
- a CDS encoding HAD family hydrolase, with protein sequence MTKNNLKILLFDIGGILLSNGWGHQSRKLASEKFGLDYNEINELHNFIFNVYEIGSITLDEYLDRVIFTQPRDFTREDFKAFIYEQSVELPTLQWLKDWKRDCGFRVISVNNEGKELNDYRVKKFKLHEFFDAFVSSCEVKMRKPDPGIWQLAMGIAQASPDQCVYFDDRIMFVEAASRLGIRAFQHTDLESTKAILEKLKEENHNN encoded by the coding sequence ATGACAAAGAATAACCTTAAGATCCTCCTTTTTGATATCGGGGGTATATTGCTCAGCAATGGCTGGGGGCATCAATCACGTAAACTGGCTTCTGAAAAATTCGGGCTTGATTACAACGAGATAAACGAGCTGCACAACTTCATCTTCAACGTGTATGAGATCGGCAGCATAACTTTAGATGAATACCTGGACAGGGTAATATTTACCCAGCCCCGCGATTTCACGAGAGAGGATTTTAAGGCTTTTATCTATGAACAATCTGTTGAGCTTCCCACTTTACAGTGGCTCAAAGATTGGAAACGCGATTGCGGTTTCCGTGTGATCTCGGTAAACAACGAGGGCAAGGAACTGAATGATTATCGCGTAAAGAAATTTAAACTCCACGAGTTTTTTGACGCGTTTGTATCCTCATGCGAGGTAAAAATGCGCAAGCCCGATCCGGGCATATGGCAGCTGGCCATGGGTATTGCTCAGGCATCGCCCGATCAGTGTGTATATTTTGACGACCGTATTATGTTTGTTGAAGCCGCGTCGCGGTTGGGCATACGTGCCTTTCAGCACACAGATCTGGAATCTACAAAAGCTATACTCGAAAAATTAAAAGAAGAAAACCACAACAATTAA
- the pgl gene encoding 6-phosphogluconolactonase has product MKLNIFPTPDEVLSALAEYFIQVANDAIAARGRFSVALSGGSSPKKLYELLASTSHADRVDWTKVYFFFGDERNVPQDHADSNYLMAKKALFAPLMIQGENIFAVDTSLTPNEAAQKYAEQIAEFFNDEEMSFDLVLLGLGDDTHTASLFPHTAALNDVTPSVKANYLPEKDIYRITFNAPLINEAKNIAFLVYGEGKAPAVYNALEAEEDVELYPAQLIDSIVGEVQWFLDEAAAANLEEEY; this is encoded by the coding sequence ATGAAACTTAACATCTTCCCAACACCCGATGAAGTGCTTAGTGCGCTTGCCGAATATTTTATACAGGTTGCTAATGATGCTATTGCGGCCCGTGGCAGGTTTTCGGTAGCGTTATCAGGAGGTAGTTCACCAAAAAAACTTTATGAACTGCTGGCCTCAACAAGCCATGCCGATAGAGTGGATTGGACGAAGGTATATTTCTTTTTCGGCGACGAGCGCAATGTGCCTCAAGACCATGCAGACAGTAACTACCTGATGGCTAAAAAGGCTTTATTCGCGCCATTGATGATCCAGGGCGAGAACATCTTTGCTGTTGATACCTCATTAACCCCGAACGAAGCCGCTCAAAAATATGCAGAACAAATAGCTGAGTTCTTTAACGACGAAGAAATGAGTTTTGATCTGGTATTGCTTGGACTGGGTGATGACACACACACCGCCTCTTTATTCCCGCATACAGCTGCGTTGAACGACGTTACGCCATCAGTTAAAGCCAACTACCTACCAGAAAAAGATATTTATCGTATCACCTTCAACGCTCCGCTTATTAACGAAGCAAAAAATATAGCGTTCCTTGTATATGGAGAAGGCAAAGCGCCTGCTGTTTACAACGCGTTAGAGGCGGAAGAAGACGTTGAACTATATCCTGCACAATTGATTGATTCGATAGTAGGTGAGGTGCAGTGGTTTTTAGATGAAGCTGCAGCTGCTAATCTGGAAGAAGAATATTAA
- the rpiA gene encoding ribose 5-phosphate isomerase A — MDWNSDILKNLAWNATISNRESKQKVAEQIAAKVKDGDIIGVGSGSTSYLAILAIGEKIKAEKLNVLAIPTSVEIALTCSNLGIPTTSLYEYKPDWYFDGADEVDPNKHLIKGRGGAMFKEKLIMTASERNYIIVDNSKLVDVIGSKFPVPVEVFPSALMVAEAGLKKLGATEIVLRPATGKDGPIISENGNLILDVKFEHIDKDMEYKIKCITGVIESGLFQNQPAEILVA, encoded by the coding sequence ATGGATTGGAATAGCGACATATTAAAAAACCTGGCCTGGAACGCCACCATCAGCAACCGCGAAAGCAAGCAGAAGGTAGCCGAACAGATTGCCGCTAAGGTTAAAGATGGCGACATTATTGGCGTAGGTTCAGGTTCAACCTCATACCTGGCCATTTTGGCTATTGGCGAAAAAATAAAAGCCGAAAAGCTGAATGTGCTGGCTATACCAACTTCGGTTGAAATAGCTTTAACGTGCAGTAACTTAGGCATACCAACCACTAGTCTCTATGAATATAAGCCCGACTGGTATTTTGACGGTGCAGATGAGGTTGACCCTAACAAGCATTTGATAAAAGGTCGCGGTGGCGCCATGTTTAAAGAAAAACTGATAATGACAGCCAGCGAGCGCAACTATATTATTGTTGATAACAGCAAGCTGGTTGATGTTATAGGTTCAAAATTCCCTGTTCCGGTAGAAGTGTTTCCGTCGGCATTAATGGTTGCAGAAGCCGGTTTGAAAAAACTGGGAGCTACCGAAATAGTGCTGCGTCCGGCTACAGGTAAAGATGGACCTATCATATCCGAAAATGGCAATTTGATACTTGATGTTAAGTTTGAACACATTGACAAAGACATGGAGTATAAAATTAAATGCATAACCGGTGTTATTGAAAGTGGATTGTTTCAAAACCAACCTGCCGAAATACTGGTAGCATAA
- the zwf gene encoding glucose-6-phosphate dehydrogenase, with amino-acid sequence MSTKATSDPTIFIIFGGTGDLNARKLAPALYNLFLDGWMPKKFSIIGTGRTKMSDEEFRTKLLEDINQFSRSGKAEKEKWDEFIKNVYYQVSDAKDAETYKEFGKRIDAHNAEWKAKANVIYYLAVAPEFFPIITTNIAKAKLAEDKKRVRIVIEKPFGHDLESAQELNKLISSLYDDCQIYLIDHYLGKETVQNIMAFRFANSILEPIWNRNFIEHVQISVTEQLGVQDRGPYYEGSGALRDMIQNHLLQLLCFVAMEAPNSFNAEELRNRKVDVLKAMRKFTPEDVRTSAVRGQYGPGWIQGEEVPGYRQETKVDPNSNTETFAAIKFFVDNWRWHGVPFYVRTGKRMHQSASTITIQFKDVPHLVFPAEATDSWQQNRLIISIQPEMSIRLQVQAKRPGIDMVLNTVDMVFDYKGTYTNEAPEAYETLLLDTMAGDQTLFMRGDQVEAAWDLIMPILKTWEGKKSLSFPNYSADSWGPEVAEALIARDGFHWFTLPVNGNKKAKH; translated from the coding sequence ATGTCAACAAAAGCAACATCTGATCCTACCATATTTATCATTTTTGGCGGTACCGGCGACTTGAACGCACGTAAGCTGGCCCCGGCCCTTTACAACCTGTTTCTGGATGGCTGGATGCCTAAAAAGTTCTCTATTATTGGTACCGGTCGTACCAAAATGAGCGATGAAGAGTTCAGAACAAAATTATTAGAAGATATCAACCAGTTTTCTCGCAGTGGTAAAGCTGAGAAAGAAAAATGGGACGAGTTTATTAAAAATGTTTACTACCAGGTGTCTGACGCGAAAGACGCTGAAACCTACAAAGAGTTTGGTAAACGTATTGACGCGCACAATGCCGAGTGGAAAGCTAAAGCCAACGTAATTTACTACCTTGCTGTTGCACCGGAGTTCTTCCCGATCATTACTACTAACATAGCCAAAGCTAAACTGGCCGAAGATAAAAAGCGTGTACGTATAGTAATTGAAAAACCATTCGGTCATGATCTTGAATCGGCTCAGGAATTAAATAAGTTAATTTCAAGCTTGTATGATGACTGCCAGATCTACCTGATAGACCACTACCTGGGTAAAGAGACGGTTCAAAACATTATGGCTTTCCGTTTTGCCAACTCTATTTTAGAGCCAATATGGAACCGTAACTTTATTGAGCACGTGCAGATATCAGTTACTGAGCAGTTAGGTGTTCAGGATCGCGGTCCTTACTACGAAGGCTCGGGCGCATTGCGCGATATGATCCAGAACCACTTGTTACAGTTACTTTGCTTTGTAGCAATGGAAGCCCCAAACAGCTTTAATGCAGAAGAACTGCGTAACCGTAAAGTGGATGTGTTGAAAGCCATGCGTAAATTTACGCCTGAAGATGTACGTACGTCTGCCGTTAGGGGCCAATACGGTCCAGGTTGGATACAGGGCGAAGAAGTACCGGGCTACCGCCAGGAAACCAAGGTTGATCCTAACTCAAATACCGAAACTTTTGCGGCTATAAAATTCTTTGTTGATAACTGGCGCTGGCATGGCGTACCGTTCTACGTACGTACCGGTAAACGCATGCACCAGTCGGCATCAACAATCACTATTCAGTTTAAAGACGTTCCGCACCTGGTGTTCCCGGCGGAGGCTACAGATAGCTGGCAGCAAAACAGGCTCATTATCAGCATTCAGCCTGAAATGAGTATCCGTTTACAGGTACAGGCTAAACGCCCGGGTATTGATATGGTACTTAACACAGTTGATATGGTGTTTGACTATAAAGGCACTTATACCAACGAGGCTCCTGAGGCTTACGAAACCCTGTTGTTAGATACCATGGCAGGCGATCAAACGCTGTTTATGCGTGGCGACCAGGTTGAAGCTGCATGGGACCTGATCATGCCGATACTGAAAACCTGGGAAGGCAAGAAAAGCCTTAGCTTCCCTAATTACTCAGCCGATTCATGGGGCCCCGAAGTTGCCGAGGCCTTAATAGCCCGCGACGGTTTCCACTGGTTCACGCTGCCCGTTAACGGAAATAAAAAAGCGAAGCATTAA
- a CDS encoding DUF5009 domain-containing protein, whose translation MIKALPRIRSVDAFRAVTMFLMIFVNDIEDIPNTPQWLHHVADDADGIGLADVIFPAFLFIVGLSIPIALQNRSEGKLNTALYIIKRSVILMFWGFWFTNLETYDDDNAILQSGTWQYLSIGSMFLAFIDYSWIAQAWIKYILQGAGLLLLVFLAKVYRSTDDGQPWLHFTWWGILGLIGWAYLYGALIYHFSGGKLWLQISAWVFFMVYNVLASLGHTDFIYPLYPFIWLAGNGAMQAFTMAGIAVAAFYSYALANNKIGRFNISILIGTVLLGVLGFLISDSTGGISKASETPAWVAICTGICTLVYLVFIFVVDVKGKYNWIKPIEAAGIATLTCFMLPDIFYGWLQTTDLDYPDLIKDGTGGVIRGVVFTFLMVWATALLLKMKIKLKI comes from the coding sequence ATGATAAAAGCCTTACCCCGAATACGTTCTGTTGATGCATTCAGGGCGGTTACTATGTTTCTGATGATATTTGTGAACGATATTGAGGATATCCCCAATACGCCACAATGGCTACACCACGTTGCCGACGATGCTGATGGAATAGGGCTTGCCGATGTGATATTCCCGGCCTTTTTATTCATTGTAGGCCTTTCTATTCCTATCGCATTACAAAACCGTTCTGAAGGGAAATTGAATACAGCGCTGTACATTATTAAGCGTTCGGTTATTTTAATGTTTTGGGGTTTTTGGTTCACTAACCTGGAAACTTATGATGACGACAACGCCATATTGCAATCTGGCACATGGCAATACTTGTCTATTGGTAGCATGTTTTTAGCTTTTATAGATTATAGTTGGATTGCTCAGGCATGGATCAAATATATATTACAAGGCGCAGGATTGCTATTACTCGTGTTCTTAGCAAAAGTTTACAGAAGCACAGATGATGGGCAGCCTTGGTTGCACTTTACCTGGTGGGGCATTTTAGGTTTGATAGGCTGGGCTTATTTATATGGAGCGCTTATCTACCATTTTTCGGGCGGCAAACTTTGGCTGCAAATAAGCGCGTGGGTTTTCTTTATGGTTTATAATGTATTAGCCAGTTTAGGTCACACAGATTTTATTTACCCATTATACCCGTTTATATGGTTAGCTGGCAACGGCGCAATGCAGGCATTTACTATGGCCGGTATTGCGGTTGCTGCCTTTTACAGTTATGCGTTAGCTAATAACAAAATTGGTAGGTTTAACATATCTATTTTAATAGGTACAGTTTTGCTTGGTGTGCTGGGCTTTCTGATAAGCGATAGCACAGGCGGTATCTCCAAAGCTTCAGAAACGCCTGCCTGGGTGGCCATTTGTACGGGCATATGCACTTTAGTTTACCTCGTTTTTATATTTGTGGTTGATGTAAAGGGCAAGTACAATTGGATAAAACCTATTGAAGCTGCCGGTATAGCTACCTTAACATGCTTTATGCTGCCAGATATATTTTACGGGTGGCTCCAAACAACAGATCTGGATTATCCTGATCTGATAAAAGATGGAACAGGCGGGGTTATAAGAGGTGTTGTTTTTACGTTTTTAATGGTATGGGCTACGGCATTGCTTTTGAAAATGAAAATAAAACTCAAGATTTAG
- the plsX gene encoding phosphate acyltransferase PlsX, with translation MKIGLDIMGGDFAPKAAVLGAIKAYKVLQGHTLVLIGDKEAALSILAENGVSADNFEFVHTTEVIGMGEHPTKAIVQKPDSSISVGFNLLKQGAIQAFSSAGNTGAMLVGAMFSVKAIPGVLRPAIITIVPKLKNGLGILLDVGANADCKPDVLVQFGVLGSLMAQHVYNIDNPRVALMNIGEEEEKGNLLCQATYPLMKTTSLFNFVGNAEGRDLFTDSADVYVCDGFTGNIILKLAESFYGISRKKGIKDDFFDRFNYEQYGGSPILGVNAPVVVGHGISNDEAIKNMVLLSKDMVESDLVNKIASALQ, from the coding sequence ATGAAAATCGGATTGGATATTATGGGCGGTGATTTCGCTCCCAAAGCTGCGGTTTTAGGGGCAATCAAAGCATATAAAGTCTTGCAAGGTCATACGCTGGTACTTATTGGCGATAAAGAAGCGGCGCTCAGCATTTTAGCCGAGAACGGCGTTAGTGCTGATAATTTTGAGTTTGTACACACAACCGAAGTTATTGGCATGGGCGAACATCCTACAAAGGCAATTGTTCAAAAACCCGATTCGAGCATTAGTGTAGGCTTTAACCTGCTAAAACAGGGTGCCATTCAGGCATTCTCATCTGCAGGTAATACCGGAGCCATGCTGGTAGGCGCAATGTTTAGCGTAAAGGCAATACCTGGCGTTTTAAGGCCGGCCATAATTACTATTGTACCCAAACTGAAAAACGGTTTGGGTATTTTGTTAGATGTGGGTGCCAATGCTGATTGTAAGCCCGATGTACTTGTGCAGTTTGGCGTTTTGGGCAGCTTAATGGCCCAGCATGTGTACAATATTGACAATCCGCGCGTGGCATTGATGAACATTGGTGAGGAAGAAGAGAAAGGCAATTTGCTTTGCCAGGCTACTTACCCGCTAATGAAAACAACTTCATTGTTTAATTTTGTTGGTAATGCCGAGGGGCGCGATTTGTTTACTGACAGCGCTGATGTGTATGTTTGCGACGGCTTTACCGGGAACATTATTTTAAAGCTGGCCGAATCATTTTATGGTATATCCCGCAAAAAGGGTATCAAGGATGATTTTTTTGACCGCTTTAACTACGAGCAATATGGCGGCAGCCCAATTTTAGGGGTAAACGCGCCGGTTGTTGTTGGTCACGGCATTTCAAATGACGAGGCCATAAAAAATATGGTACTGTTATCAAAAGATATGGTTGAGAGCGATTTGGTAAATAAAATAGCCAGCGCCCTCCAGTAA
- the tal gene encoding transaldolase, whose product MENNVKKIHSFGQSIWLDFIDRGFIGDGRLKSLIDNDGVRGVTSNPAIFEKAISSSDMYDGDIAELSDGSRTNEEIFFGLAIKDIQAACDLFKDLYVESNKVDGYVSLEVSPFLALKGEETFEQAKLLWKQVDRENVMIKIPGTQPGLDAIRKSIAQGININVTLLFGLPRYEEVALAYIAGLEDHLAAGHEIAHISSVASFFLSRIDVLVDPLLDEKGLGDLKGEIAIASAKKAYEIYKRIFSGERWEKLAAKGAQPQRLLWASTSSKNPAFKDTKYVEALIGPDTVDTVPLETIEAFRDHGVAANTLEEGLDKATEALDKIAAAGIDIHALTQQLEDEGIEKFNAPFDKLLKAIEAQASKV is encoded by the coding sequence ATGGAAAATAACGTAAAAAAAATACACAGCTTTGGCCAGAGCATTTGGCTGGACTTTATTGACCGTGGCTTTATTGGCGACGGCCGTTTAAAATCATTAATTGACAATGACGGTGTTAGAGGTGTAACTTCAAACCCTGCCATTTTTGAAAAAGCCATCAGCAGCAGCGATATGTATGATGGTGATATTGCCGAACTATCTGACGGTAGCAGAACTAATGAAGAGATATTCTTCGGTTTAGCAATAAAAGATATCCAGGCAGCTTGCGATCTGTTCAAAGATCTTTACGTAGAAAGCAACAAAGTTGACGGTTATGTATCATTAGAGGTGTCTCCGTTTTTAGCATTGAAAGGCGAAGAAACTTTTGAACAAGCTAAATTACTTTGGAAACAAGTTGATCGTGAGAATGTAATGATCAAGATCCCTGGTACCCAACCAGGTTTGGATGCTATCCGCAAATCTATCGCGCAAGGCATCAACATCAACGTAACTTTGTTATTCGGCTTACCTCGTTACGAAGAAGTAGCATTAGCTTACATCGCTGGTTTAGAAGACCACTTAGCTGCAGGTCATGAAATTGCTCATATCTCATCAGTAGCAAGTTTCTTCTTGAGCCGTATTGATGTTTTGGTTGACCCATTGTTAGACGAAAAAGGTCTTGGTGATCTGAAAGGTGAAATCGCTATCGCGTCAGCTAAAAAAGCTTACGAAATATACAAACGCATATTCAGCGGCGAGCGTTGGGAAAAATTAGCAGCTAAAGGTGCACAGCCACAGCGTTTGCTTTGGGCAAGTACCAGCAGCAAAAACCCTGCGTTTAAAGACACTAAATATGTTGAGGCATTAATTGGTCCGGATACAGTTGATACCGTTCCTTTAGAAACTATCGAAGCTTTCCGTGACCACGGTGTAGCAGCTAATACTTTAGAAGAAGGCTTAGACAAAGCAACTGAGGCTTTAGACAAAATTGCAGCAGCAGGAATTGACATTCACGCTTTAACTCAGCAATTAGAAGACGAAGGTATTGAGAAGTTCAATGCTCCGTTTGACAAACTGTTAAAAGCTATTGAAGCGCAAGCAAGCAAAGTTTAA